DNA sequence from the Fimbriimonadaceae bacterium genome:
ATCGGATCAGAAATGGAGACCAGGAAGATGATTAAAGAGTTTAAAGAGTTTGCCATTAAGGGCAACATGATGGACCTCGCGATTGGTGTGATCATTGGTGGCGCTTTTGGGGCAGTCGTCAAATCCCTGGTCGACGATGTGATCATGCCCCCGATCGGTGCGCTGACGGGTGGGATTGACTTTAAGGACCTTGCCTTTACGATGAAGGCAGCGGTGGGGGTGGAGGGCGACGCCGACTTTAAGCCTGCTGTCGTGCTGAACTATGGGTCGTTTATCAACACGGCGATCACTTTCCTGATTGTGGCTTTTGCGTGCTTCATGCTGGTGAAGGGGATGAATCGGCTGCGTCGGGAGAAGGAGGCGGAACCGGAACCTGAGGTTGTGCCGGAGCCTTCAGCGGAAGAGAAGCTGCTGATGGAGATTCGGGATTTGCTGAAGGCGAAGGGTTAGTTTTTTGGGGCAATTTTTGGGAGTGCGCGAATTTATTCGCGCTTTGCGCTGACTATTTCGACCGTGGAGTTCCTGTCCACCCCCATCCTTCAGTTCGCTACGCTCACTGTTCCCTTCCCCCTGTCGTATGGGGAAGGGATTCCGTAGTCGATCGGCGTTTCATTCCTCTACCTTTGACGGTGGAGGGTCTCCTGAGAGTGATC
Encoded proteins:
- the mscL gene encoding large-conductance mechanosensitive channel protein MscL, which codes for MIKEFKEFAIKGNMMDLAIGVIIGGAFGAVVKSLVDDVIMPPIGALTGGIDFKDLAFTMKAAVGVEGDADFKPAVVLNYGSFINTAITFLIVAFACFMLVKGMNRLRREKEAEPEPEVVPEPSAEEKLLMEIRDLLKAKG